CACACGGAAACCACCATCTTCCAACCGACGCCCACCGCTGCAGATGGCTTTGAGACGTTCCAGAGCCGTAAGGCGAGCAGCAGCCTCAGATCCTCAGCTCCTCCGCCGATTAGCGGCTGAAGGCTGTTCATCCGCCATGTCCGAAGAGATGTAACCTCCACGGCGCTGATTTTAACATGGATTTTGTTGGTGTGAATTTGCAATTACAGAATCTGAGAACGTCTGGGAGAAGAACTTGTATGTGTTTGGCGGGAATGGATCGTCgttctttaattaaatataatagcCAAACGAAGAGcctaaatcaataaaaaaataaaaatataaataaaaataaaaatgtccttttctaaaaaaaatatcttcccattttcaaaaattttaataatacttttacatttttttaaaaataaaaattatcgttaatttttatttcaaaaatatttttaaacttttataaatattattaatacttttcaacaaaaacaaacaaataaataaaaattttaatttttgttcatatattaacactaaaaaaaaattaatttcttttttataaaatactaatttcaaatttttataagtaatttttagattttgaatttttttttaagaagatattctttttaaaagtttgataatatttttgaaacactagattcaaaagtattttttgaaacaaaatattagcCGTTTTTTAAACTTAGTAACAAAGTTGATGCATTTCATAGCTCCTATGATGTGTATAATCTTATGATTACGTATCGATAAGTTTAATTATGAACATATTGATATGTTGAACGTGACAACGAGCATAATCGTTCGATTTAGGAGACGGaataataaagatttttgttagaaagtaagaaaaaaaaatgccaaaattTATACAATTTCCAACCTCAGTGGGGTATGTCGTAATCGTAAGtaatactaataattatatacaGAATGACAAAAACTGTCTCACAATCAGAAGCGTGGAATACTCCATTATCAGCTTctcaaactaaaatttttttaaaaaatattactgttcaaaattttgatcacCTCACTGTCACCCAACTATCCATCACAGACCAATGCAATGGCTTCTCGGTTACCAATTCCCCCACCCTCCTCCTCATCTTCTCCGGCGACGAATTACCCCAACACAAACTCAACTCTTCCGGACCTTGTTCGGAGCAAACGAATTCCGGGAAGTCGAAAGGACCCGTCGGCGACTCCGTCGCCAGTTCCGCTTCCTTCAATGTAACAGTACTGCCGCCACCAGCGACAAATGGGTGATTCAAAAGCATCTCCGCCGTCCACCGATTTCTCGGATCCTTGACAAAACATCGCCGGAGAAAATCTTTCCCCTCCGCTGATAGATTCTCCGGAACCTCCGGTACTTCGTCTCCGACTCCGATTCTCATCATCAGCGCGAATATATCCGTTTCCGGCCCAACTCTCCACGCCGGCTTTCCTGCCACCATCTCCACGACGGCGCAACCTAATGCCCAAACATCACACGGCGGCTCATACTCACCGCCGTTGACATTCTCCGGTGACATATACATCGGAGTCCCTCTCCACTGAAACCTCTCCTCTGTTTCCGCCGCCTTCATTTTTCCCGCGGGTTTAGCAAGCCCAAAATCAGCGATCTTAACATCACCATTCCCAAAAATTAACACATTGGAAAGCTTCAAATCGCAATGAACAAACCCATTGCAATGAATATACCGAAGCCCACAAAGAATCCCCCTCGTATACCTTCGAACATCGAATTCCGGCAACCCACCGGCGTGGATTTTCAGAGCATCCGCAAGGCTTCCGCCATTGGCATACTCCAATAACAGATTATAATACTTGTCCCCATCTTTTTTAACACTAAATCCATCCCCAAAACAAGTGATGATTTGCGGGCAACTCCCAATTCGATCCAGAATTTGCTTCTCGTTCTTGAGCGAAACAGAGGATTCAGAAACAGAGGATTTGACCGCCATTAATGGCAGATGCTGATCGGACCCATTTGTAAACTTGGCTAAATAGATTGTGGCAAAACTTCCGCGACCCAGTTGGTGGCCTCGAACCCACTCCATTGATGAAACAGAAAGCTTGAATCTTGGTGTGTGTGGCGTTTCTTGGTGGAATTGGGATGAATTGAGAGTTAGAAGATGGTGAAAGTTAATTCCATAAAGGAAGCGGAGTCGTAAATGGAAGATCTGTTAATCTGATATGGAAAGAATTTTGAAAGTATTTATGGCACATGATCACCACCCACATTTTTGGGCGTTGCGTATTTTGGTTTCCTTATTTACATGGAATACACCAATTTAAGATGCTTCCCATCATTCATTTTAccaatttaattcatttaatataaattattgttattgtttttattaaattacaactTTAGTATATTTCATAAACTTCCAAAATTGTAGgttcataataaatttcattttttttaaaaattaagtaacctactaaatttaaatttaaatttaaatttacctAATTCAtcctaaattttgaattatattttgaattatgaattagattaaaaaatatcaaaatttagagattatAATTTTGGGGCGATTCTCATTGTCACAATTCAAATTCATGTCGTGAAACATTAACAAATCACCATCTTTCTTTCATCAGTACCAtgatcaatattttttttaatgagaatgTATTTTTGTAGTGTTCGCACCCGTTGAATTCTgtctataaattaaattttagtaaaaataaataatggatcaaattattattaatttattgcactctaatttaaataattttgttaatttaatatattttttatattaaatttaatttgaacttttcaaaAATGAGCTCTCCACtaagtaaaattaattaattaactttttttttttaataaattattttgatttattaattagaCATCACTCcactataaatttataatcataCACATTAGTACACATTAATACGACGTAATCATTACCGATAAGTTAATATTTcaagatttatttataattatagtGAGTCAAAAGTTAGTTTTACTCTTAGGAAAACTGCTCGTCTACTTTCGTGTATGGGAAACACGAAAGAGTGAGTTTTATCTCATAAAAGTTATGTTTCCAATGACTTATTTCATTAAGCCTCCAAGATGGTAGGTAATAACTAACTTTAGATTAAGATAAAAACGGTCTTATGatcatcatttaaaatattaatcttttaaattaactGAATTATAATAAGAGATTAGTAAACTATTTATACTTACGATAACAACTTGAATTTTAAACCAATATTGAGTCGCTACTACATGTATTATGAGATTTTGTCTTTGGGCAATCATGAGTCACCAAATTTCTCGTTTATAGGCGAAAAAcgcattatattttaaatttcgagattggtaaaaaaatcttaaaacattaaaatactTCATTATCATCCACACGGACTTCAAGAGTTGGCGAAATATTCCGTCTTTACAAATATTCATTATGCTTAATGAAACAAACGTAAAAGCATGACAAAGGGTAATTGTAGAAGCTAATATATAACCAAAACTGTGACCTCGCAATTGTCGTTGTCAACCGTCTAATACTCCATTTTTCTTatctaaatgaaaaatattacaaaaaaatatagagtATGATAAAATATCAAGCAAGTGATCCAATTTTTTGAGTtaagaaatgcaaacacatgcaacataaaTCGTAACATTCATTTCGAGTGAGACTGAAAATTATAGTCTTGGGCTCCAATTCCTTTTTATGATTGGGATGCGCATCAATTCATGCATATTTATATGTGCACCACTTTCTTAGACAAAGAATTCACCGTTCTCGCATCCCGTTCATGCTCCCTAGACCTCGTCTGATATACATCACTATTCATACACAAAGGGGTATCACTTTCATAAGCACAGACCATACCCTAAATGTCCTAAACCATGAAGAGACCTTAGAAATgcaaataatcatttttttcacaCAAAAACATGAGATTTCACAAGTagaaaatagtaattttaatACATGACGCATCCTAATAGTTATTCCTTTCATAAAACATTCTTGTATGGCTAGCATACATTCATCGGGTAGCTAGCATTGTTCATCATACAATAACATACAtatatcataatcatcatgTTAAATGATCATGCAATATAACGTATATACAATATCTGACATATAGTGTCGAACCGTAACCTCACTTACCTCAATAGTAGTTTTAATCGTTATAAACTcgttcttaattaattaattataaaaacaataaatttgtttgatgTTTGTAGGGggaaaagattttaaaagcTTTTTTTGACCAAAACGCTAAAGAGAGCTCTCAATTAGTTG
The Cucurbita pepo subsp. pepo cultivar mu-cu-16 chromosome LG16, ASM280686v2, whole genome shotgun sequence genome window above contains:
- the LOC111777753 gene encoding mitogen-activated protein kinase kinase kinase 17-like — protein: MEWVRGHQLGRGSFATIYLAKFTNGSDQHLPLMAVKSSVSESSVSLKNEKQILDRIGSCPQIITCFGDGFSVKKDGDKYYNLLLEYANGGSLADALKIHAGGLPEFDVRRYTRGILCGLRYIHCNGFVHCDLKLSNVLIFGNGDVKIADFGLAKPAGKMKAAETEERFQWRGTPMYMSPENVNGGEYEPPCDVWALGCAVVEMVAGKPAWRVGPETDIFALMMRIGVGDEVPEVPENLSAEGKDFLRRCFVKDPRNRWTAEMLLNHPFVAGGGSTVTLKEAELATESPTGPFDFPEFVCSEQGPEELSLCWGNSSPEKMRRRVGELVTEKPLHWSVMDSWVTVR